In a genomic window of Quercus lobata isolate SW786 chromosome 4, ValleyOak3.0 Primary Assembly, whole genome shotgun sequence:
- the LOC115987038 gene encoding NADPH:quinone oxidoreductase-like: MEATNEVKPIIKVAAICGSLREGSYHRGLIQAAIQLSQESVKGIDIEYVEIDQLPLLNTDLEGQGTFPPEVEDFRQKIKEADSVLFASPEYNFSLAAPLKNAVDWASRPPNAWANKAAAIISTGGSGGGERAQYHLRQVGVFLDIHFINKPLFCLNAFEPPAKFDKDGNLVNAETKDRLKEVLLALHEFTLRIQGK, encoded by the exons atGGAGGCAACAAATGAAGTGAAACCTATAATCAAAGTGGCAGCAATATGTGGGTCTCTCCGTGAAGGTTCCTACCACCGAGGCCTCATTCAAGCTG cAATCCAACTAAGCCAAGAGTCAGTCAAAGGAATTGATATAGAGTACGTAGAAATCGACCAGCTACCTTTGCTAAATACTGACCTTGAAGGCCAGGGAACATTTCCACCAGAAGTTGAAGATTTCCgtcagaaaataaaagaagctgATAGTGTTCTTTTTGCTTCGCCTGAGTACAACTTTTCCCTCGCTG CACCTTTGAAGAATGCTGTTGACTGGGCATCTAGACCACCAAATGCTTGGGCTAACAAGGCTGCTGCCATTATAAGTACTGGAGGAAGTGGTGGTGGTGAACGAGCACAGTATCATCTTCGCCAAGTCGGAGTTTTTCTTGATATTCATTTCATTAATAAGCCATTGTTTTGCTTGAATGCATTCGAACCTCCTGCAAAGTTTGATAAAGATGGTAACTTGGTCAATGCAGAGACCAAAGACAGGTTGAAGGAAGTTCTTCTAGCCTTGCATGAATTTACTTTGCGCATTCAAGGCAAGTGA